Proteins from a single region of Streptomyces spinoverrucosus:
- a CDS encoding MFS transporter: MATAEPTRTDDTGPGPGAGPRIRVPAGPPHGTPGVTVRERLKRLARHPVFLTTAVAGVLHLIWFFTFANSGGDLAAQDAWAEFVGRHPDSAYNLAWYGGMHPVSYSVVSPYLMSLLGVRTTMMIAGTLSAGLLTLILMRSRAVRQPLWPGFAGVFGLLCNAASGRVTFGLGTLFALAAVAVVFCWPYRWRYRRWAKALCAAPLAALATMSSPVAGLFVGLVAVALFLQKRRPGAWALGLAPTAVVAVSAWAFPFSGTQPMSFGSAALPLAYSALVFLLVPHDWKTVRITSAVYGLSVLLVWLISSQIGSNITRLSMLFAGVALMAALPFAAPRSLKWYAIVVAFVGFVAWIGYKSVDDVVHTTPRASWARELAPLVNELQEVGAGKGRVEVVPARSHREASALAPYVNLARGWNRQADMERNPLFYDDTLNSANYHEWLKRWAVHYVVLPKDEPDGDGGERERQLVQRGLPYLTQIWGDANWQLFRVTDPAPLADPPAVVERAEQGEMTLRVKQPGRVLIRVPYSPWLKLVDAEGKGVEAPQETEASKDRPEGTPKTYHNLNGCLMETEEDAEGDKWTVLLAPRAGTYRLASPYEWPRGTPCPEELK, translated from the coding sequence GTGGCCACTGCGGAGCCGACACGCACCGACGACACCGGTCCGGGCCCGGGGGCCGGCCCGCGAATACGCGTGCCCGCCGGGCCGCCCCACGGAACGCCCGGGGTGACGGTACGTGAGCGGCTGAAGCGGCTCGCCCGCCATCCCGTTTTCCTCACCACCGCCGTCGCCGGAGTCCTCCACCTCATCTGGTTCTTCACCTTCGCGAACAGTGGCGGGGACCTGGCGGCGCAGGACGCCTGGGCCGAGTTCGTCGGCCGGCACCCCGACTCGGCGTACAACCTCGCCTGGTACGGCGGCATGCACCCGGTGTCGTACAGCGTGGTGTCGCCGTATCTGATGTCGCTGCTCGGTGTGCGGACGACGATGATGATCGCGGGGACGCTCTCCGCGGGACTGCTGACGCTGATCCTGATGCGCAGCCGGGCGGTGCGGCAGCCGCTGTGGCCGGGGTTCGCCGGGGTGTTCGGGCTGCTGTGCAACGCGGCGTCGGGGCGGGTGACGTTCGGGCTCGGCACGCTGTTCGCGCTGGCCGCGGTCGCGGTGGTGTTCTGCTGGCCGTACCGCTGGCGTTACCGGCGCTGGGCGAAGGCCCTGTGTGCCGCTCCCCTCGCCGCGCTCGCCACCATGTCCTCCCCGGTCGCCGGGTTGTTCGTGGGTCTGGTGGCGGTCGCGCTGTTCCTGCAGAAGCGGCGGCCGGGCGCGTGGGCGCTGGGGCTCGCGCCCACCGCCGTGGTGGCGGTGTCGGCGTGGGCGTTCCCGTTCTCCGGCACCCAGCCGATGTCCTTCGGTTCGGCGGCCCTCCCCCTGGCCTACTCGGCCCTCGTCTTCCTCCTGGTCCCGCACGACTGGAAGACCGTGCGCATCACCTCCGCCGTGTACGGCCTGTCCGTGCTGCTGGTGTGGCTGATCAGCTCGCAGATCGGGTCGAACATCACGCGGCTGTCGATGCTGTTCGCGGGGGTGGCGCTGATGGCCGCGCTGCCGTTCGCGGCGCCGCGCTCGCTCAAGTGGTACGCGATCGTGGTGGCCTTCGTCGGGTTCGTCGCCTGGATCGGCTACAAGTCGGTCGACGACGTCGTCCATACGACGCCGAGGGCGTCCTGGGCGCGTGAGCTGGCCCCGCTGGTCAACGAACTGCAGGAGGTCGGCGCCGGGAAGGGCCGTGTCGAGGTGGTCCCGGCCCGCTCCCACCGCGAGGCCTCGGCGCTCGCCCCGTACGTGAACCTCGCCCGTGGCTGGAACCGCCAGGCCGACATGGAGCGCAACCCGCTCTTCTACGACGACACCCTCAACTCGGCCAACTACCACGAGTGGCTCAAGCGCTGGGCGGTGCACTACGTCGTGCTGCCCAAGGACGAGCCGGACGGGGACGGCGGCGAGCGGGAGCGGCAGCTGGTGCAGCGCGGGCTGCCGTATCTGACGCAGATCTGGGGGGACGCGAACTGGCAGCTGTTCCGGGTGACCGACCCGGCCCCGCTCGCCGATCCGCCGGCCGTCGTGGAGCGGGCGGAGCAGGGTGAGATGACCCTCCGGGTGAAGCAGCCGGGCCGGGTGCTGATCCGTGTGCCGTACTCGCCGTGGCTGAAACTGGTCGACGCCGAGGGCAAGGGCGTCGAGGCGCCGCAGGAGACGGAGGCCTCCAAGGACCGTCCCGAGGGCACGCCGAAGACGTACCACAACCTCAACGGCTGCCTGATGGAGACCGAGGAGGACGCGGAGGGCGACAAGTGGACGGTCCTGCTGGCGCCGCGCGCGGGAACGTACCGGCTGGCGTCGCCCTACGAGTGGCCTCGGGGGACGCCGTGCCCGGAGGAGCTCAAGTGA